In the Phaseolus vulgaris cultivar G19833 chromosome 7, P. vulgaris v2.0, whole genome shotgun sequence genome, one interval contains:
- the LOC137830460 gene encoding protein RADIALIS-like 2 isoform X1 gives MASSSMSATGSWSAKDNKAFERALAVYDKDTPDRWNNVALAVGGKTPDEVKRHYELLLQDITQIESGQVPFPKYKKTVESEEEEKRLKNLELQ, from the exons ATGGCATCAAGCTCAATGTCAGCTACAGGATCATGGAGTGCTAAGGACAACAAGGCCTTTGAAAGGGCTCTAGCAGTTTATGACAAGGACACCCCTGACCGTTGGAACAATGTTGCCCTTGCTGTTGGTGGGAAAACCCCTGATGAAGTCAAAAGGCACTATGAGCTCCTCCTCCAAGACATTACTCAAATTGAATCAGGCCAAGTTCCATTCCCAAAGTACAAGAAAACTGTTGAGTCTGAGGAAGAGGAGAAAAG GCTGAAAAACCTGGAGCTGCAGTGA
- the LOC137830460 gene encoding protein RADIALIS-like 2 isoform X2, with the protein MSATGSWSAKDNKAFERALAVYDKDTPDRWNNVALAVGGKTPDEVKRHYELLLQDITQIESGQVPFPKYKKTVESEEEEKRLKNLELQ; encoded by the exons ATGTCAGCTACAGGATCATGGAGTGCTAAGGACAACAAGGCCTTTGAAAGGGCTCTAGCAGTTTATGACAAGGACACCCCTGACCGTTGGAACAATGTTGCCCTTGCTGTTGGTGGGAAAACCCCTGATGAAGTCAAAAGGCACTATGAGCTCCTCCTCCAAGACATTACTCAAATTGAATCAGGCCAAGTTCCATTCCCAAAGTACAAGAAAACTGTTGAGTCTGAGGAAGAGGAGAAAAG GCTGAAAAACCTGGAGCTGCAGTGA
- the LOC137830458 gene encoding amino acid transporter AVT1C-like, whose product MKNSGMESGMFIDSDEDMEKDLHKDENDGNDSDYSNYSNENNSMRKPSSYSMAWPQSYRQSIDLYGSVPSPNIGFLGTTSLSRLGSSFISSSLTRRQTLEILQQEKKPLLQPTEEEKVHHTLLPSQVSRKSSIRKDPSKVSHEVHIPGQCTFGQAVLNGINALCGIGILSTAYAVKEGGWVSLSILLLYALFSFYTGLLLRYCLDSAPGLETYPDIGQAAFGTTGRIIISIILYMELYACCIEYIIVESDNLSTLFPNAHISLGGIEVNAHILFAILTAVALLPTVWLRDLRILSYVSACGVIATFLVVICLIWVCFVDKAAIDYTKGTTTTSTFNLATFPVAIGLYGYCYAGHAVFPNLYTAMGNRNQFPGVLLVCFVICTTMYCAVAVMGYSAFGEATLSQFTLNLPQHLVAAKIAVWTTVVNPFTKYALSLSPVAMCLEELIPPNNPNFNIYSKLIRTALVISTLLVGLSVPFFGLVMSLTGSLLTMFVSLILPAACFLSIRGRRTSRFQVVLCVTIILVGLASCCFGSYSALSEIMEKLFG is encoded by the exons ATGAAGAACTCTGGTATGGAAAGTGGTATGTTCATTGACAGTGATGAAGATATGGAGAAGGATCTGCATAAAGATGAGAATGATGGAAACGATTCGGATTATTCGAATTATTCCAATGAAAACAATTCAATGAGGAAACCCAGCAGCTACAGCATGGCATGGCCTCAAAGTTACAG GCAATCCATTGATCTATATGGTAGTGTACCATCACCAAATATTGGATTTCTGGGGACCACATCACTATCAAGATTAGGAAGTTCTtttatttcttcatctttgaCAAGGAGGCAAACTCTTGAAATACTTCAACAAGAGAAAAAACCACTCTTGCAACCCACAGAAGAGGAGAAAGTGCATCATACCTTGCTTCCTTCACAAGTATCTAGAAAGTCTTCCATTAGGAAAGACCCTTCCAAGGTTTCTCATGAAGTTCACATACCAGGCCAATGCACTTTTGGACAAGCTGTGCTTAATG GCATAAATGCCCTTTGTGGAATAGGAATCCTTTCAACAGCTTATGCAGTTAAAGAAGGTGGATGGGTTAGTCTTTCTATATTGTTATTGTATGCACTTTTTTCCTTCTATACTGGTTTGCTTCTGCGTTACTGCTTGGATAGTGCACCTGGTCTTGAGACATACCCTGACATTGGCCAAGCAGCTTTTGGAACTACTGGACGTATCATAATTTCT ATAATATTGTACATGGAACTATAT GCTTGTTGCATTGAGTACATAATCGTAGAGAGTGACAACTTATCTACATTATTTCCAAATGCACACATTAGTTTGGGTGGAATTGAAGTGAATGCACACATTTTGTTTGCAATATTGACAGCAGTGGCTCTTCTTCCTACTGTTTGGCTTCGTGATCTACGTATTCTCAGTTACGTCTCAG CTTGTGGAGTTATTGCAACGTTTCTAGTGGTTATATGCTTGATCTGGGTTTGCTTCGTAGACAAAGCTGCTATTGATTATACCAAAGGAACAACAACCACATCAACATTCAATCTTGCAACATTTCCTGTTGCAATTGGTCTCTATGGTTACTGCTACGCAGGACATGCTGTGTTTCCAAACCTCTACACTGCCATGGGAAATCGGAATCAATTTCCTGGAGTGCTCTTAGTATg TTTTGTTATTTGTACAACTATGTATTGTGCAGTAGCTGTTATGGGTTACTCAGCATTTGGAGAAGCAACACTCTCTCAATTCACTCTTAACTTGCCCCAACACTTAGTAGCTGCCAAGATAGCTGTGTGGACTACG GTGGTTAATCCTTTTACCAAATAT GCATTGAGTCTATCTCCAGTAGCAATGTGTCTAGAGGAGTTGATACCACCAAACAATCCCAACTTCAACATATATTCGAAGCTCATTAGAACAGCTCTAGTAATTTCTACACTGCTTGTTGGTCTTTCAGTTCCCTTTTTTG GTTTGGTGATGTCATTAACTGGATCTTTACTCACTATGTTTGTT TCATTGATTCTTCCTGCTGCTTGTTTTCTAAGCATAAGGGGTCGCAGAACCTCACGCTTTCAG GTAGTACTTTGTGTTACAATTATTCTAGTAGGTCTTGCATCATGCTGTTTTGGATCATACTCAGCCCTCTCTGAGATCATGGAGAAATTGTTTGGATAA
- the LOC137830457 gene encoding serine carboxypeptidase-like 45: MMSQSCVMIAASLLFVIAQSVVGVNSASQADKITTLPGQPPVKFQQYAGYITVDEKQKRALFYYFVEAEVEPASKPLVLWLNGGPGCSSVGAGAFVEHGPFKPSENGLLKNEFSWNKEANMLYLESPAGVGFSYSANKSFYDYVNDEMTARDNLVFLQRWFTKFPEFKNSDFFITGESYAGHYVPQLAQLIVQTKTKFNLKGIALGNPLLEFNTDFNSRAEFFWSHGLISDSTYEIFTKVCNYSQIRRQHQSGKLTPICSGVNKLVSTEVSRYVDTYDVTLDVCLSSVDQQAYVLNQLTQLQEGGKIDVCVEDETTAYLNRKDVQEALHAKLEGITSWSVCSDTLGYDLQNLEIPTIPILGALAKSGIRVLVYSGDQDSVIPLIGTRSLVNGLAKDFGLNTTVSYRTWFEGKQVAGWTQEYGDILSFATVRGAAHEAPFSQPERSLVLLKAFLEGKPLPEPFFQM, from the exons ATGATGTCTCAGTCATGTGTTATGATTGCAGCATCACTGTTATTTGTTATAGCACAAAGTGTTGTGGGAGTGAATTCAGCTTCACAAGCTGATAAGATAACCACTTTGCCAGGGCAGCCACCAGTGAAGTTCCAGCAATATGCTGGTTATATTACAGTGGATGAGAAGCAGAAGAGAGCTTTGTTTTACTACTTTGTTGAAGCAGAAGTGGAACCAGCTTCAAAGCCACTAGTTCTATGGTTAAATGGAG GGCCTGGTTGTTCTTCTGTTGGAGCTGGAGCTTTTGTTGAGCATGGCCCTTTCAAACCAAGTGAAAATGGTCTTCTGAAAAACGAATTTAGTTGGAACAAAG AGGCAAATATGCTGTACTTGGAATCACCAGCTGGTGTTGGTTTCTCCTACTCTGCCAACAAATCTTTCTATGACTATGTGAATGATGAAATGACAG CAAGGGACAATCTTGTTTTCCTACAGCGATGGTTCACTAAATTCCCAGAGTTCAAGAACAGTGATTTCTTTATCACAGGGGAAAGCTATGCAG GTCACTATGTACCCCAACTTGCACAACTCATTGTTCAAACCAAGACCAAGTTCAATCTCAAGGGAATAGCA CTAGGGAATCCTCTTCTAGAATTTAACACGGATTTCAACTCTAGAGCTGAGTTTTTCTGGTCCCATGGCCTAATATCAGATTCAACTTACGAAATCTTCACCAAAGTATGCAACTATTCCCAAATTAGGAGACAACATCAAAGTGGGAAACTTACCCCCATTTGTTCAGGAGTAAATAAGCTAGTGTCAACGGAAGTTAGTAGATATGTTGATACATATGATGTTACACTTGATGTGTGTCTTTCATCAGTAGATCAACAGGCTTATGTGCTGAATCAACTCACTCAACTG CAAGAGGGAGGAAAGATAGATGTTTGTGTGGAAGATGAAACTACTGCATATTTGAATAGGAAAGACGTGCAGGAAGCTCTCCATGCTAAGCTCGAAGGGATCACTTCTTGGTCAGTTTGCAGCGA TACTCTTGGATATGACTTGCAGAACCTGGAGATTCCAACTATTCCTATCCTTGGTGCACTTGCTAAGTCTGGTATCAGGGTTCTGGTATACAG TGGAGATCAAGATTCAGTTATCCCATTAATTGGGACAAGATCCCTGGTAAATGGATTGGCCAAGGACTTTGGACTTAACACAACAGTGTCCTACAGAACCTGGTTTGAAGGAAAACAA GTGGCTGGTTGGACACAAGAATATGGAGACATCTTATCATTTGCCACTGTAAGAGGAGCGGCTCATGAAGCTCCATTTTCCCAGCCAGAGAGGTCACTGGTGCTACTGAAAGCATTTTTGGAAGGAAAACCACTTCCAGAACCATTCTTTCAAATGTGA